The following are encoded in a window of Geotrypetes seraphini chromosome 5, aGeoSer1.1, whole genome shotgun sequence genomic DNA:
- the PAGR1 gene encoding PAXIP1-associated glutamate-rich protein 1 isoform X1, giving the protein MKMQSATPDSEEVTEEAEASKVTTGMESLAVEEEGEEEEEEEHEPEDWYVTCSDEELESPETWMPPPEEIKRLYELLDSQGTLPLQVEILPRRPPTPDVDPEDDRSDEEPEAEEEAEEQPQVPTEFDFDVDDEPTTPKNSLIDRRRTGSSVKSQKREARLDKVLSDMKRHKKIEEQILKTGRDLFDLEPDQVPTPRRSSAIFPRQRKY; this is encoded by the exons ATGAAGATGCAGTCAGCAACTCCAGATTCAGAAGAGGTGACAGAGGAAGCAGAGGCCAGCAAGGTTACTACTGGCATGGAGTCCCTTGCTGTagaagaagagggggaggaggaggaggaagaagagcaTGAGCCAGAAGATTGGTATGTGACCTGCAGTGATGAGGAGTTGGAATCCCCTGAAACCTGGATGCCTCCCCCAGAGGAGATCAAACGGCTTTATGAACTGCTGGACAGCCAGGGTACACTGCCACTACAGGTGGAGATTCTCCCACGGCGTCCACCCACACCAGATGTTGACCCAGAGGATGACAGGTCAGATGAAGAGCCCGAGGCTGAGGAGGAAGCTGAAGAGCA GCCCCAGGTCCCAACTGAATTTGATTTTGATGTTGATGATGAGCCAACAACACCCAAAAATTCTCTGATTGACCGGAGACGAACAG GCAGCTCAGTCAAGAGTCAGAAAAGGGAGGCTCGGCTGGATAAGGTCCTTTCAGACATGAAGAGGCACAAGAAGATTGAGGAGCAGATCCTGAAGACAGGACGGGACCTTTTTGACCTGGAACCTGACCAGGTCCCCACTCCAAGGCGCTCATCTGCGATCTTTCCACGACAGCGCAAATACTGA
- the PAGR1 gene encoding PAXIP1-associated glutamate-rich protein 1 isoform X2 has translation MQSATPDSEEVTEEAEASKVTTGMESLAVEEEGEEEEEEEHEPEDWYVTCSDEELESPETWMPPPEEIKRLYELLDSQGTLPLQVEILPRRPPTPDVDPEDDRSDEEPEAEEEAEEQPQVPTEFDFDVDDEPTTPKNSLIDRRRTGSSVKSQKREARLDKVLSDMKRHKKIEEQILKTGRDLFDLEPDQVPTPRRSSAIFPRQRKY, from the exons ATGCAGTCAGCAACTCCAGATTCAGAAGAGGTGACAGAGGAAGCAGAGGCCAGCAAGGTTACTACTGGCATGGAGTCCCTTGCTGTagaagaagagggggaggaggaggaggaagaagagcaTGAGCCAGAAGATTGGTATGTGACCTGCAGTGATGAGGAGTTGGAATCCCCTGAAACCTGGATGCCTCCCCCAGAGGAGATCAAACGGCTTTATGAACTGCTGGACAGCCAGGGTACACTGCCACTACAGGTGGAGATTCTCCCACGGCGTCCACCCACACCAGATGTTGACCCAGAGGATGACAGGTCAGATGAAGAGCCCGAGGCTGAGGAGGAAGCTGAAGAGCA GCCCCAGGTCCCAACTGAATTTGATTTTGATGTTGATGATGAGCCAACAACACCCAAAAATTCTCTGATTGACCGGAGACGAACAG GCAGCTCAGTCAAGAGTCAGAAAAGGGAGGCTCGGCTGGATAAGGTCCTTTCAGACATGAAGAGGCACAAGAAGATTGAGGAGCAGATCCTGAAGACAGGACGGGACCTTTTTGACCTGGAACCTGACCAGGTCCCCACTCCAAGGCGCTCATCTGCGATCTTTCCACGACAGCGCAAATACTGA